The genomic region gtggtgttggtggtgcTGTTGGTGGAGGCTGTGgcggtggtgttggtgttggtggtggtggtggtggagcatgtaattgtgttggtagtagtgagggtatttttgtcaaaaaaaaaataaaaagaacgattttaatacgaaaaaaacgttaaggacgattttaatacgaaaattAGACGAGGGACGATtttaattctggcgttaaactttagggaccaaaaccatacttatCCCAATCTAGATCTTCCTTGTGACGNNNNNNNNNNNNNNNNNNNNNNNNtttaatttaaaattttttattattttatattttttatttatgtaggaTCGATTCTGCCAGTTTAACTAGTGATTCAttggttgaaccaataaaccaataGTTTAATCGGTTTGATCACTGATTTGATTCTGTCAACTATGCTTTGAAGTCTAAGTTATGttgtaattttatgtttaatGTTTTAGTGTCTTTAGACTTTTAGATTGACACAACTTAAGTTggtaaaatttttactttttaaaaatagtttacaAAAATTCGCTTTTAAAATATAATTCTTTAAAAATTGTAGTATCTATGTTTAGTAAATTAAGTtcgataaaataatttttaaatttaaaaatattataatagacattaatataagaattaaatttaaatattaattaatatatgatattatattaaactttttaattttcataaataCAAACCAACTTTAAAAAGCTCTCCTTAGATATTTGCAAAAGCACCCATAGGCCTCTGCAAGCACAAGtatattagtttttttatttaccaaatatATGTGCTTTTAAAAAGTCTTACCAAATCACtaaggcttagtttggtaaagtttttattttttgaaaagtcAACTTTTTAAAAGTTGCAGTACTTGTGTTTagtaaaatcaaactaaaaataatTCGATGGAAAGCTCTAATAGGGTTTCTCGTCAAGAAGAAGATTTAGTTCAACGAAGCACAAAGAAAGTCAAAACAAGAGATCATGTTGATCTTAATCGACCTAGTGATGAGATGGATATTAACCATCAGAATGGAGATACTCCTATGATAACCAAAGTGTCTTACAAGGAGTCCCTACTCAAACCTGCTGGACCCAATGTCAAGGGTGACGACCTTGTTGCTGATCCCATCGATGAAGATGAACCAAACCCAGAAGACAAGTGGTACAAGACTACTGAGAATGATGATCAAGTGGAGAAGCCCTTTGATCCATGTCCCAATATTCCAATATCCAAAGATGAATTCGATGAATGGTGCAAACCTTGGCGTGCTGCTCTCATGGTCAAAGTTCTGGGCAAACGAGTAGGCTTAGGATTCATGGAGCAACGCCTCCAACGTGATTGGGCTAAAAAAGGTAAGATTAATGTTATCGACATGGATCGTGACTATTTCTTGGTTTATTTTGCAGATGAAGGTGACTATAATCATGCCCTTATGGAAGGTCCCTGGATGATTGCCGGTCACTATCTTATTGTCCAACGTTGGAGACCCTTCTTTTTATCTTCTGAGAAAGAAGTCAGAAAAGTTGCTGTTTGGATTCGTATTCCCAACCTTCCGATCGAACTCTATAACCATAGATTTCTTTGGAGAGTGGCTTCAACTATTGGCCACATGCTTAAGATCGATCGCACTACATTAATTCATTCTAGAGGTCATTTTGCACGTATATGTGTCGAGATTGATCTGAGAAAGCAGTTAGTTCCCAAAATCTCTGTCTTTGGCGAGGTCCTAAATATTGAATATGAAGGTTTGTATCAAATCTGCTTCTCCTGTGAAAAATATGGCCACCGGCTAGATCGTTGTAATGAAACTCCGGTGGAAGAACCGGCGAGCCAAGTCAATGCTGATGGAGAAGAGGAGAATATCAATTATGATAATCAGAATCACGTTGATTCCGCGGACCAAAATGGAAAGTCTCATGATTCCCACAATCAAAGCGTTTCAAGCAATAACCAAGATCCTCCTTGTTTCGGGCCGTGGATGATGGTCAAACGACCACTTAGAAGGAAAAATGGCAATAATAATCTGAATAATCCTGGAAGCAATCAACGACATGATTCTTTCTATAATCATAGGTCTATTAATGAGGAAGTTAATCAGGGAAAGGAACATGGGTCAAGATTCAATGCATTACATGAAGAAAGTGCACTAATCACGTTGGAGGGTGAACCACATGCAGAAGGCAAATCTCCAAGTATTACCAATAATTGGGCTTCTCCTAATAAGGCCCAAAAAGAGAAAGCAAACTCCTAGCCCATTCAAAAAAAAGTTCTAAAGCAAGGTGCTGGCAAAAATCTCCAAATGGGCAAGAAACTCTTATTTAATAAAGTTGGGCTAGCCTAGAATGAGAAATTAGTGAAGTCCATCCCCAAAGTCACTACCAAGCCATCCTCCTCTTCGGTGGCAACTCCTAAGAACGTTCCCACCCCTGCTCCTAAATCTAAGGATCCTGAAGTTGAAGCTATAGAGGGTGTCGTTATGAATTACATGCGTCGGTTAGGGCGGGAGCAATACGAAACTGATGTTGCTGCAAAAAAGGTAAAGATTCAATTTGAAGACTATGCAATTCGTTCTAACCATATGATTGcttccccttctactggttcctCTTCAAAGCCAATGGAGTTAGGGTACAAGTCAGGGGCAAACGTTGGGAGACCTCCAGACGATGTGAAGTCTCTCATTGTATGGAAGAACTCCAATAATGGGGTTGACTCCTCGGATAAGTCCGAATTGAGAACCCAAGCTCAAGCCTCAGCGTGATTTTCGTCCTTGGTGATGCTCCCTTCTCTGTTTGTTTTGTGATGAATATTATAAGTTGGAATTGTAGAGGTGCTGGAGGGAAAACTTTTCCTACTCTTATTAGAGATATTAGAAGAGAGTATAATGCAAACTTCATTATTCTTCTTGAAACTCATATAAGTGGTTCGCGTGGGGCTGCTGTTCGTGACAAAATTGGATTTGATAGTTCCTTTATTGTGGAAGCTAATGGTCATTCGGGAGGAATTTGGTGCCTATGGGACTCGGGTTCTTGGAAAGTTGATATTTTAGAATATAATCAGCAAATTGTTCATCTTAGGCTTACCGGTAATAATGCTGCTACCTGGCTCCTCTCTGCTGTTTATGGCAGCCCACAACGCCCAAATAGAAGATCCCTTTGGATTTTCCTCCGTTCCCTGGTAGCCAATATCAATCTTTCTTGGTGCATCTTAGGAGATTTTAATGCTCTTCTTCATGATTATGAAAGACAAGGGGGTACTCGTAGTGCTAATTCTGGAGCTTTCTCAGACTTTCAAAGTTGCGTTTCTGATTGTGGATTGGTGGATTTAGGTTATATGGGCTGGCTTTTCACTTGGAGAAGGGGTGATTTAGTCGAGAGATTGGATCGTGGTCTGTGTAACCTTGACTGGCAGCTGGCCTTCCGCGAAGCTAGCCTTAAGCATTTACCGAATTTCAAGTCTGATCACACGGCCATCTGCCTCCAACTCTCTACTGAAGCCTCTTACAATAGACACAGAAGACCTTTCCGTTTTGTTGCTGCTTGGATTTCTCACCCTGATTTTCACAGAATGGTTGAGAATTCTTGGAATGTGCAGGATTCTTGGTCTGATGGTATAATAAGCTTCAAAAATTCTCTAAAAAATTGGAATTATGATGTTTTTGGAgatattttcaaaagaaaaataactcttctcaaacgACTGAATGGTATAACTTCAAGCCTTTCTCAGGGCAGTAATCAATTTCTTGAGAAGCTCCAAATTGATCTCTGGAAGGAATATAAAAATGTGCTCAATCAGGAGGAACTTCTCTGGTACCAGAAATCCAGGTGTAAATGGATTGAATTCGGCGATCGCAACACAAAGTTCTTTCATGGGTCAACTATGATTAAACGTCGAAAAAACAAGGTGACATCTCTCCTTGACTCTAATGGTAGCCTTATAACTGATAATAACGCTCTAGAAaatatggctttttctttttatgCTGATCTATATAATGATTCTTTTCCCGATCACCCCTTTGTCCTTAATAATGCTTTTCCTCAGCTTAATGCAGAGGATTTGTATAGTGTTGGCAGGAACATTTCTGAGTTGGATATTAATGAAGCTATTTTTCATATTGGGAGCTTTAAGGCTCTGTGTAGGATGGTCTCCAGGCTATCTTCTACCAAAGCCAGTGGGATCGTGTTGGTCCTGACATGTGCTCTTTAGTGAACCAAATTTTTGCTAATCCCGAAAAAAATTGAGGAAttaaatgagacccttattacTCTTATTCCAAAAACAGAGTAGGTGACGAGCCTCAAGCAAATGCGCCCTATTAGCCTTTGCAACGTATCCTACAAAGTTGTTAACAAAATTCTTGCTAATCGGCTAAGAAAAGTCATGGAAAAATTAGTTGCTCCCACTCAGTGCAGTTTTGTACCCGGGAGGCACAGTACGGATAATATATTTATTACTCAGGAGATTATTCATTCTATGAGAAGCAAAAAGGGGTCGAAAGGGTGGATGGCTATCAAAATTGACCTTGAAAAAGCCTATGACAGACTCAAGTGGAGTTTTATCTACGATACTCTCTCCGACATTGGGTTGCCTCAGCATATTATTCATTCgatttactattgtattttctctGCTAAGATGAGAGTTTTATGGAATGGAGAAGAGCTAGACAAATTCACGCCCACTAGAGGAATTCGACAAGGCGATCCCATTTCTCCGTATATCTTTGTTTTATGCATTAAGCGCTTGTCTCAGCTCATCGGCGCAGCTGTTCAGCATGGGTTTTGGAACCCATCTGTCTTAAAAAGGGATGCTCCTAATATTTCTCATCTCTGCTTCACTGATGACCTCATTCTATTTGCAGAAGCGAATTTGGAGCAAGCCGATATTATCAATAGGTGCTTGGAAGCTTTTTGTGTTAGCTCCGGTCAAAAAATCAGCCAAGAGAAAACTAGAATTTTCTTCTCTAGAAATGTGGGTCACAATGTTAGATATGAAATCAGTaactttcttcatttttccagAACTGATAACCTTGGGAAGTATTTGGGTGTCCCTCTCCTTCATTCAAAAGTCTCTAATAATACATATGGTGATATTATCAACAAGATCAACTCCAGACTAAATTGCTGGAAAGCTTCCTCTCTCTTCCTGGTAGGGAGATGTACCCTGGTAAAATCTGTTCTATCTTCTATTCCTTATTATACTATGCAATCTGCTTTACTTCCTTCATCTACTTGTAATTTGATTGATCGTAAATGCAGGAACTTTCTTTGGGGGGACTCAGAAAACTCCAGGAAAATCCATCTTATTAACTGGGACAAAGTCTGCTCCCAAAAAAAACTGGGAGGACTCGGGATTCGCCACTCGGAAAAAATGAATTGTGCCTTCATGACTAAAGCTGGATGGGGTCTTGTTGAAAAAAGAGACTCTCTGTGGGCCAGAATCCTTCGCTCTAAATATGGTTGTGGTACCGATATTATTCCTAAGGTGGAAAGGAGGATGAATGAATCAAATCTTTGGAAGGGCATACGCAAGTCTTGGGATAATGTCCAGCAAAACTACATTTGGCGTATTGGGGATggttccaaaattaatttttggaACGATAATTGGGTGCCAAATATTGGCTCTCTTGCGCCATATGCAAATCAGGTTTGTATGCCTATTAATTTGGAAGACAAACTTATGAATTTTTTAACTATTTCAGGTAGCTGGGATTATGATAGGCTCGCTACTTGGCTGCCTGATGAGATTATCCAGAAGATTGTTCCTATTTCCCCGCCCTCCCCTTGGAAGCAAGAAGACCAAATTGCCTGGAACCCTTCGTCTAACGGCTCTTTCGATCTTAAATCAACATACCAAAAGCTGAATGGAGAAGAAGGCATCGCTAGCAAATTACACAGCGTGATCTGGCACTGGAAAGGACCAGAACGCATTCGGATCTTTCTTTGGCTAGTGTCTCACAATGCTATCCTCACCAACGTGGAAAGAAGGAAAAGACATCTCACCCTTCAGGCAACTTGTCCAAGATGCTCATGTACCGATGAGACTACTCTACACGTCCTCCGAGACTGCCCATTTGCTGTGGGCATCTGGCTCCCATTCATCCGTGCAGCAGGCATAAACAACTTCTTTCTTCTTGATCTGCATGATTGGCTTCTCCAGAACCTTACGTCAAATGATGAGTGGTGCTGCCTCTTTGGTGTTATCATCTCCTCCATTTGGTTCTTCAAAAACAAATTCATCTTCGAAGGCGACATGACATCTCCCCATGTAAGAAGGATCAAGTTAAAGCTCGGTTTGATGAGATTATCAAAGTCTCGAGGTCTGACCTTCTTAACTGTGCACCTCGGATCACTGAAGAACGTTTCATTACTTGGCAACCTCCGTTGGAGAATGTTACCAAACTCAACGTGGATGGATCTTGCCTTTCTCAGAGTAGCAGTGCGGCTTGTGGAGGTATTTTCAGGAATCATCTTGGTCACTTTATTAAAGATTTTACCTGTAATCTAGGAAGCTGTTCTATTATGCACGCTGAGCTATGGGGCATTGTTCGCGGTCTACAAATTGCTGTGGCCAACAATATTAGTTCCTTAGTTGTTGAGTCTGATTCTATTGCTGCTGTTAACTTCATTAAGAAAGGACATAATTCATCCCACCCATGTGCCCCGCTTCTTGACGACATTGTTGTCCTTGCCAGCCGTGTGCCACATATCTCTTGGTCTCACTGTCTTCGAGAAGCAAATTTTGCTGCCGACAATCTTGCCAAGAAGGGCCATGATCTTCCCTTTGGCCTTCATCTATTTGACGTTGCTCCCCCAGATACAGCTATGATGATTATGCGTGACTTGTCTGGTTCTCCAATTTTAAGGGGTTCTAGTTAGTTTTCTTTTTGGGGTGTTTGCCCCCCTTgtcatctaaaaaaaaaaaaaaaaactaaaaatagctTTCGATAAGCACAAACACCATAATTGTGATTGATAAAATAGcttataaaagtaaaaaaagacTATAAtagacatatatatataataaagaacaattattttttttgtgcTAATAACTAATAAGGATAATTTTGAATATTTGTTATTATATAagattatattagactttttaattttaataaatacaagtcaactttaaaaaaatttttcttagATGTTTTTAAAAACACCCCTaacttttaaaagctgcaagcaTAAGTATGGGTGTTCAAATctaaaccgatccaaattaaactgCTTATCCAATCTAATCCAAATCAAAAATTGATTAAAACCGCATTAATTTGGATTTGATtgtattctattttttgcaaaccgcaTGGATCAGATCGAATTTCGAATATACTTTTcaaaaccgatccaatccaatccaaaccgcacaatatgctataatattattattttattaaatttttatttatttattttaactagcatatatttttatttctaatgttATGTTATTGCtagttttttaagatattgttgaaACTTATTATGTTttggttatttaaaatttgatgttgggacttgttatatatatttatttttttaatttataaaaccgcaaatccaatccaatccaaaccgtacCGCAAATAAAATTAGTGTTCAGATCGGATAAATTTTTTACTTAAAACCGATTCAAACCGCACCACCAACATCCCTAAACATAAACACATGAacttttaatttaccaaacacaaaacaaGGTATTTGTGCTTTTAAAAAGTATAAATTCTCTGCGAAAAATTTTAACAAACCAAACCTAAGTGCTTCGCTAATTAGTTTGAAGAGATTTCTACCTTTTATTATTAAGGCGATGTAGCAAAGGCTACGGAAAATACTGTTTGTGAAAAAATGTTAAATTTTAGTCActgttataatattttgtaaaagagtaaagtattgtttttgtctccaacgtttggagtaaatcttatttgtgtccctaacatttaaatcgtcctatttgtatccctaatgtttgtaaaagtgattcaatgttatcctgccgtcaattacatatCATGAgcactttagtttgagttttaaaaatctcttcttgaagttagaatacaaatgtttgggatagaattgatgatctactccgaaaaatagctcatcaaatgttgaaactaattcctacaacatttacataatttacttttctaggtatataattgaatctaaacataaatagtgggtataatattaaaatcgaacacatccaagtgagacctaattgagaataaatacattcaagtgagaataattgaaaaatataatctgatttgttagtataattgatagtaggataatattgaatcacttttataaacgttaaggatacaaataggacgatttaaacgttaaggacaaaaataaaacttaccccaaacgtttgggacaaaaacaatactttactctttgtAATAAATAAAAGAcacacttatttatttttatcacgATTTAATGTTCGTAGTTAAAATTTGATGGCTAAATCTCATTTTTATAATAGTGATAGGTTCCATCGATGTCAGCGGCATGCACAAATTTCTAGAAGAGTTACATATAACTAGCACATAATTACTCTTGTTGGTTCATCTATCAATTGTTGGCCAATTTTTCATGCCGAGTATGTAAATGATTGCATGCTAGTGTTTTGAGTAAATGACTGTTTGTTTAGATCATTACTAAATTACCTTATCTTACCTTAATCTTAACAAAACATTATCCTATTAGATGGATTTGTTTACATAGATCAAATAACATTATTGTATTTGTCTATACATTGGaatttccaaaaaaattaatcaaaatatatGATGGTAGTTAGATATGTAAAATATAGTAATAGAACGTTCTCATCTCAACGGTTTATACTATATAAGTGATGTCACATTATTCTAGCCTAGCATTTTTCTGTCTTATATTGAAAAGGAATGATAACCAAGAGATAGACATGTCTCGAGAAGTCGACATAGATTAATTAACCTATATtaaatctattatttattattttttttacgaTCAAAATTTATCGANNNNNNNNNNNNNNNNNNNNNNNNNCCTGCCTGTATTCTCCCCCGCTCACCGCCGGAGCGGGGAGGGgggttaaaaaaaattatcattattCAATAATACAtattaaattaaaacaaatttttttatgaattataaatcagattatatttattttcaagtcagattaaatttataattattaaaaattataaattttttattcattgttataatttttttagattttttctataataatgattataaaaaattaatttatttttaaaaatttagagtaTTTCACTTAAGAAAAAGAGAAACACCGGTAAAAAAAATAAGCAAACTATAATTAAGAAAGACAAAGTTGACGATGTTAATTCTCTAGAAAAAGTTAATACTTATAACACTTTTTATTGaatctttgttttattttctacttAAAGAACGATTAACAGAAAATTAATATAACTTTTCTTTTAACAACTTTTAAAACTGTGTTTAAGATAATAGTCACTTAAAATACTATGCTTCTTAGCTGGCtgattatcaatgactaattacgaaTTAAAATATGTAACATAATATTctttaattacaattaaaattaaaatataactatATTATATTACTAATTTAGCAACCAAATGTGTCATATAATACTTATTAAAATTaagatgaaatattttttttcaaaattaataaactctctTCCTCCATTcttaaaaggagagagagagagagagagcaaaattaataaactctctTCCTCCATTcttaaaaggagagagagagagagagagagagttctaaATTAGAACATGAGAGAGATGCATTATTATTACTATTGAACTAAATTGTATGTAGTGTACAATTTATATAGTGAGAGTTGTTACTAACTGGTGCTACCTTATCACAGCTCAATTTAACAGAATTACAACACTAATCTCTATCAGTTAACTACTTGTTGATTCCTCCTAACATCCTCCCTTAACCTAAAGGATGGTACTTCCTTAGTGTTTCTTCTTTAACATCCTCCCTTGACTTAGTGTGTGGGGTTTGTGTCTACCATTCAAAGCTTTGCTCTAAAGCCATGAAACGTTGCTTGAGGAAATGTCTTGGTAAGTATATCAAAAAGTTGATCCTGTGATATTATATGTACTATATATGTAAGCTGCTACACCACTCTATTTTTCACAAAGTGTAGATTAATTTCGAAATGCTTGGACCGAATGTGAAAAATCGAATTCTTGGTCATCAATATTGTACTTTGGTTAGTGGAGACTAGATGAATAAAGTTGGATGCACTAGACCTATTATTGTAGCTCATATTCTTTATTTGTGATGTAGTGCTAGTCTGGGCAGCCTTTGTCATTACTCCAATAGCATCAAAATGATATAATCCATGCCTAGAAAGCCTTGGAAGAGTGTCTCCCTTGTCTCCTGAAATTTGACAAAGCAGTTAAATAGCCAGAATTCAAAGAACATTGGTTGTCTAAGACAAATTTTGCCACACTAATAAGGTTCTTAGAGATTAAGTGAACATGAAGTAGATTTAGCAGTTTAAAATAGGCTGAGGTTTGATTTCTAAGAATAGAGCAGTTTTGCCAATACTAAAAATGGTCATCCTGTAATCAAATTGTTTCCATTAAATGTTAGG from Arachis ipaensis cultivar K30076 chromosome B02, Araip1.1, whole genome shotgun sequence harbors:
- the LOC107627532 gene encoding uncharacterized protein LOC107627532, which translates into the protein MHAELWGIVRGLQIAVANNISSLVVESDSIAAVNFIKKGHNSSHPCAPLLDDIVVLASRVPHISWSHCLREANFAADNLAKKGHDLPFGLHLFDVAPPDTAMMIMRDLSGSPILRGSS
- the LOC107627531 gene encoding uncharacterized protein LOC107627531, producing the protein MNIISWNCRGAGGKTFPTLIRDIRREYNANFIILLETHISGSRGAAVRDKIGFDSSFIVEANGHSGGIWCLWDSGSWKVDILEYNQQIVHLRLTGNNAATWLLSAVYGSPQRPNRRSLWIFLRSLVANINLSWCILGDFNALLHDYERQGGTRSANSGAFSDFQSCVSDCGLVDLGYMGWLFTWRRGDLVERLDRGLCNLDWQLAFREASLKHLPNFKSDHTAICLQLSTEASYNRHRRPFRFVAAWISHPDFHRMVENSWNVQDSWSDGIISFKNSLKNWNYDVFGDIFKRKITLLKRLNGITSSLSQGSNQFLEKLQIDLWKEYKNVLNQEELLWYQKSRCKWIEFGDRNTKFFHGSTMIKRRKNKVTSLLDSNGSLITDNNALENMAFSFYADLYNDSFPDHPFVLNNAFPQLNAEDLYSVGRNISELDINEAIFHIGSFKALCRMVSRLSSTKASGIVLVLTCAL